The following nucleotide sequence is from uncultured Draconibacterium sp..
ATTCAATTATAATAAAGCACAACAAAAAAGGGATTCTGCTAACAGAATCCCTTAACAAATAATCCTCCTTCACACTAATTGTATACCTCTTCCTCTCTTTGGTATCCCTCTGAAATAACGGTTAACTGAAGGTTCTCCTTATTCACGATCATCCCGTTATGAAACACCGTAGGAACCAACATTTCTCCGTTACTCACTGTCTGATATGTTCTTTCCCCATTTTCATTATGTGCAAGTTTCATTGCTAAATCGGCGGTAGTAGCTGCCAATTTTTCGTAAGGTTTGTATACGGTACAGGTTTGATGACCGGCAACAATTTCGCGTAAGTTTCGCAAATCAGCATCCATTCCTGCTACCAATATCTCGCCTTCCTTGCCTGCTTCTTTTATAGCTCTTAACACTCCCATGGCTAATTCGTCGTTTCCGGCAATAATTGCGTTTACATCCGGATGTGCTTTCAATAACCTTTTGGCATGTTCATACCCTTCGCTTTCTTCCCATGCATTGGTAAATTCGTTATAAACAATTTCAATGTCGCCCCGATCAACCAAGGGTTGAAGTACATTTCGCTGGCCAAGATAAAGCAACTGACTATTGTTGTCGCTCATTGCTCCCCCAATTAAAGCATATTTTCCTTTGGGTTTTATTGTGGTTAAATAACTGGCCTGCAACGAACCAATCTCCACGTTATCGGTCGAAACATAATAATCAAGTTTGCAATTTTTAATTAGACGGTCATACGAAATAACTTTTACATTCTGCGCATGTGCAGCTTCAACAATAGCAGCGGCAGCAAACTGATCTACAGGTACTACCACCAGCACGTCAACACCGTTGGCGAGCAGTTCTTTTGCCTGAGCCAATTGTTTATCGGCATCATTTTCGGCATTCATAACTTTTACGGTTCCTCCAAGTTCCTGAACATCTTCAACAAGATAGTCCCGGTCGTTTTCCCACCGTTCCTTATCAAAAGCATGGATCAAAAATCCTACTTCAACAGGCTCGTCTTTGGTATCGCAAGCAGTAAAGCAAAGTCCGGAAAGAAAAACTAAGATGAGTAATGTTATCCTGACATTCATATTATTGAATTTAATTAAGTTTCTATTCAATTTACGAATTATCAGGTGATAGGTTAACCCTTAAAATTGTTTTAGTTGGTTGTTTTAAAACATTAGAAATAATGAAACCTTTTGAAATAGTAATTTAAAATTTTTGAATTTCCTCGTATAATTTTTGAAGCGGAAGCCCCATTACATTGTAAAACGATCCTTCGATGTGAGAAATTCCAATCGAGCCAATCCACTCCTGAATGCCGTATGCACCGGCCTTATCAAACGGTTTAAAAGTTGTAATGTAATACTCAATCTCGGTACTGGTAAGCTGTTTAAACTGCACGTTGGTTAAGGATGAAAACACGACCGATTTTTTAGTTGAACGAAGACAAACACCCGTTATTACTTCGTGCATTTTTCCGCTTAATGCCGATAACATTTTATAGGCATGATCATAATCGTCCGGTTTTTCGAGCACTTTTCCGTTTAAAACAACAATGGTATCGGCCGTAATCAACAAATCGTTATTGTTCAATTCATTGGCAAAAGCTTTTGCCTTTTTTTCTGCCAGGTATCCCGGAATCTGATTAGGTGAAAGCTCCGGCGGGTAATTTTCGTCCACGTCTTTTGTTTTCACCTGAAAATCAATTCCCAATGATTTTAAAAGCTCTTGCCGACGTGGCGACTTTGATGCAAGAATGAAGTTATATTTGGGTATCCAGTTCATTTCAGAATGCTCTTGAATTTAGCATATCGGGCGTAAACCATTTGTGTTGTGCTTTTAAGGCCTGCTCAATTACATCGCGTACACAACCTTCGCCACCGTTTTTATCCGAAATGTATTTC
It contains:
- a CDS encoding substrate-binding domain-containing protein, producing the protein MNVRITLLILVFLSGLCFTACDTKDEPVEVGFLIHAFDKERWENDRDYLVEDVQELGGTVKVMNAENDADKQLAQAKELLANGVDVLVVVPVDQFAAAAIVEAAHAQNVKVISYDRLIKNCKLDYYVSTDNVEIGSLQASYLTTIKPKGKYALIGGAMSDNNSQLLYLGQRNVLQPLVDRGDIEIVYNEFTNAWEESEGYEHAKRLLKAHPDVNAIIAGNDELAMGVLRAIKEAGKEGEILVAGMDADLRNLREIVAGHQTCTVYKPYEKLAATTADLAMKLAHNENGERTYQTVSNGEMLVPTVFHNGMIVNKENLQLTVISEGYQREEEVYN
- a CDS encoding Maf-like protein — translated: MNWIPKYNFILASKSPRRQELLKSLGIDFQVKTKDVDENYPPELSPNQIPGYLAEKKAKAFANELNNNDLLITADTIVVLNGKVLEKPDDYDHAYKMLSALSGKMHEVITGVCLRSTKKSVVFSSLTNVQFKQLTSTEIEYYITTFKPFDKAGAYGIQEWIGSIGISHIEGSFYNVMGLPLQKLYEEIQKF